One region of Pseudomonas sp. B21-040 genomic DNA includes:
- a CDS encoding NEL-type E3 ubiquitin ligase domain-containing protein, translating to MTDPQGRTAKNKGRHYDFITSRIPAPLKEVSSQRIKALSAARTGRGHWISAASPSSHSLLKAASLKLWASQNKVDLMLDELQDIYTFAVPLLSAALKEQYGIDDNTRTTYLHLYLPKARPWYAINLSGGVVVRNVSLLDAALHNFARHETCEAASDFITQPDERGLFDIKPIKRKMSIAQFQTLCRELDIGARYTKHLESTLLPDDALAKTYLKHKVVDNQKAAFIAATHLAVMTGDIVADTRDLVLAMLDGQRNLTLKGKIVQFAEMALMDTPLTGIVLISPDLEQASDVSRIIAYVPHDPEHPLKEYASVTDFMNELTRQLRDNAFIESSQMTYRQYFSQFVDQPQRGHFFAGLQARLFETQIHKKGPFDQRPTWREEPISTPNLRIDVTPVTGDFWPRLYQRKLNKILNDARHIAVSTADADSNARWAWWDNFKKVVSDIFNVALMIVTPFVPGLGELMMVYTAYQLTSEVLTSIVDLAEGQFTEAAEHIVGVVTDVIQLAAFAAGAQIGQLVRLKLSPLVEGMKPVQLPDGRQYLWHPDLTPYEQPNLKLPADSIPDEQGLHALDGQRILALENKHYAVQQDPRTGTWRVKHPSRTDAYQPALKHNGVGAWSHEAENPREWEGSTLMRRLGHSVADLSDAQLEQIRSISGTQDNALRRMHVDNAPPPPLLSDSLQRFRIGRDVAHAIAKIRTGQPLSATSYWFEALPTYLEGWPVDKALKVYQDADLSGSFRQYGNPDAGPGQTLSTSVAHVLSGKFAHSLLAFLDEAELNNLFGHPLPAAERLQTLRNLLADEARKLEVEIFNLQYQASQTVDNPRLRLLTRHFPDLPVSAADKLLAGASRIDVQRMDTERSLPLTLKSEAREAAFEARASHAYAGLFDDAQLTADTERLVLNALRIHADTFGDLRIDIRDGTSDGPLRCRVGSDEAKTVRLLIRDEFARYAVSGGSSPVPFENFYDAVLRALPAQARARLGYRTGQGRMFKQWVKAKTEAPGERRTALLEPPILPSAAPQTQLLLRGPALSRAGTTPMERVQDLYPHFSERETTRFVRSLGPIDEALATLDRLERDLDNLRVLLNQWRYQQPEGWGPGANSFRDKGGLHISERLIKCFERKSTVFGERSTTLDAGYALDLSTEFSQYNLELWWKKRPDLKYYLDQVSSLNLDHTGFSASADGLLRDFPRVSQLSARGCRLTRLPDGVGKMHLLRSLRLTDNQIRLTPTAVEQLSNLTRLETLRLDDNPQLGLLPDVGRMPKLGILSLSHTGVKAWPEGLFNKKRPRGFFLDLRDNPLAQIPDVVPGSDDALLVARTRLNVRDLSEANRIAYHDYRRSVGRNPYQTYSPAAERAIDQWPMSDDSRWWNKTGGLGTFREEAWHALMGEPNAEGFFEIIQRQTLSGDYRAGGEMRQQLSNRVWRMIEAMDLDSELRQELFEIATAPTTCADAGAQVFNNMGIKVLASEANALSTSTTMLENRLVTLAKGAARLEHVDDVARADFRSRAGTPDEVEVFLAYETGLAQRLGLPWQSRTMLYRPTAGVDDAMLEQAFDTVISLEQGDGLVNAMIEQPFWDKYLRATYSDAYSRNTRFYATKSDLLEQLRTAQRNWARSIGHPDAQRRVLRKTVLDLAQQIPVAQSELLNEGVMPDATYDRLLNDIGYREKELSRRLTREALNKAGL from the coding sequence ATGACTGACCCACAAGGACGTACTGCCAAAAACAAAGGCCGCCATTATGACTTTATAACAAGTCGAATCCCTGCCCCGCTCAAAGAAGTTTCATCCCAGAGGATCAAGGCGCTAAGCGCTGCCCGCACAGGCCGCGGGCACTGGATATCCGCCGCTTCACCGTCCAGTCATTCTTTATTGAAAGCGGCCAGTCTGAAACTTTGGGCATCACAAAACAAAGTGGACTTAATGCTTGATGAGTTACAGGATATTTATACATTTGCCGTACCCTTATTAAGCGCCGCCTTAAAAGAGCAGTACGGGATCGACGACAACACAAGAACAACTTACTTACATCTTTATTTACCCAAAGCGCGTCCCTGGTACGCCATCAACCTATCGGGGGGCGTTGTCGTTCGCAATGTTTCGCTACTGGACGCCGCATTGCATAACTTCGCCCGACACGAAACCTGCGAAGCGGCCTCCGATTTCATCACCCAGCCCGACGAGCGAGGGCTGTTCGATATCAAGCCGATCAAACGCAAAATGTCCATTGCCCAATTCCAGACCCTGTGCCGGGAACTGGACATTGGCGCGCGGTACACCAAGCACCTTGAAAGCACCTTGTTGCCGGACGATGCGCTCGCCAAGACGTACCTGAAACACAAAGTGGTCGACAACCAGAAAGCCGCGTTCATCGCCGCGACACACCTGGCGGTGATGACTGGCGACATCGTCGCCGATACCCGTGATCTAGTGCTTGCGATGCTCGATGGCCAGCGCAATCTCACCCTCAAAGGCAAGATTGTGCAATTCGCCGAGATGGCCCTCATGGACACGCCATTGACCGGCATCGTGCTGATATCGCCTGATCTGGAACAGGCGAGCGATGTCTCAAGGATCATTGCGTACGTTCCCCATGACCCCGAGCATCCGCTCAAGGAATACGCCTCGGTCACCGACTTCATGAATGAACTGACTCGCCAGTTGCGTGACAACGCCTTCATCGAGTCGTCGCAAATGACCTATCGCCAGTACTTCAGCCAGTTTGTCGATCAGCCACAGCGAGGGCATTTTTTTGCCGGCCTCCAGGCCCGTCTGTTCGAGACGCAGATCCATAAAAAAGGGCCGTTCGATCAGCGTCCGACGTGGCGAGAGGAGCCCATATCCACTCCCAATCTGCGTATTGACGTCACACCGGTCACCGGTGATTTCTGGCCCCGTCTCTACCAGCGAAAACTTAACAAGATCCTCAATGACGCCCGGCACATTGCTGTCTCTACCGCCGACGCAGACAGCAACGCGCGCTGGGCCTGGTGGGACAACTTCAAGAAAGTCGTTTCGGACATTTTCAACGTGGCCCTGATGATCGTCACGCCGTTCGTGCCGGGCCTGGGTGAACTGATGATGGTGTATACGGCGTACCAGCTCACAAGCGAGGTCCTCACGTCCATTGTGGACCTTGCCGAAGGGCAGTTTACCGAAGCCGCCGAGCATATCGTCGGGGTGGTCACGGACGTCATCCAGCTCGCGGCTTTTGCCGCCGGCGCACAGATTGGCCAGCTTGTACGATTGAAACTGTCGCCCTTGGTCGAAGGCATGAAACCGGTGCAATTGCCCGATGGCCGACAGTATCTGTGGCACCCCGACCTCACACCGTACGAACAACCGAACCTCAAGTTGCCTGCCGACTCAATCCCCGACGAACAAGGTCTGCACGCCCTCGACGGTCAACGCATCCTGGCGCTGGAGAACAAGCACTACGCCGTGCAGCAGGACCCACGCACGGGCACCTGGCGCGTCAAGCATCCGAGCCGCACCGACGCTTATCAACCCGCGCTGAAACACAACGGCGTCGGCGCCTGGAGCCATGAAGCCGAGAATCCGCGCGAGTGGGAAGGCTCGACCTTGATGCGTCGTCTGGGGCACAGCGTGGCGGACCTGAGCGATGCGCAACTCGAGCAAATCCGCAGCATCAGTGGTACCCAGGACAACGCCCTGCGCCGGATGCATGTCGACAATGCCCCGCCCCCGCCATTGCTGAGCGATAGCCTGCAACGCTTCAGAATTGGCCGGGACGTGGCCCACGCCATTGCAAAGATCCGGACCGGCCAACCGCTTTCCGCCACGTCCTATTGGTTCGAGGCGCTGCCAACGTACCTGGAGGGCTGGCCTGTGGACAAGGCATTGAAGGTGTACCAGGACGCCGACTTGAGCGGCAGCTTTCGCCAGTATGGCAACCCCGACGCCGGCCCTGGGCAAACCCTTTCCACCAGCGTGGCTCACGTGCTGAGCGGCAAGTTTGCGCACAGCCTTCTTGCGTTTCTTGACGAAGCGGAACTCAACAACCTGTTCGGCCACCCACTGCCCGCCGCTGAGCGCCTGCAAACCCTGCGCAACCTGTTGGCCGATGAAGCCCGCAAACTGGAGGTGGAGATTTTCAACCTGCAGTACCAGGCCAGCCAAACCGTCGACAACCCTCGTCTTCGCCTGCTGACGCGTCACTTTCCAGACCTGCCCGTCAGCGCTGCCGACAAACTGCTGGCCGGCGCCAGCCGCATCGATGTGCAACGAATGGACACCGAGCGAAGTTTGCCATTGACGCTGAAAAGCGAGGCCCGCGAGGCGGCCTTCGAAGCACGCGCCAGCCATGCTTACGCCGGGTTGTTCGATGACGCACAGCTGACAGCCGATACCGAACGCCTGGTGCTGAACGCGCTCAGGATCCACGCCGACACCTTTGGTGATTTGCGCATCGACATCCGCGACGGCACCTCTGACGGACCACTGCGCTGCCGTGTGGGCAGTGACGAGGCGAAGACGGTTCGGCTGCTGATTCGAGACGAGTTCGCACGCTACGCTGTCAGCGGCGGCTCCAGCCCCGTGCCGTTCGAGAACTTCTATGACGCCGTGCTCCGGGCACTGCCGGCACAGGCACGAGCCCGATTGGGTTACCGCACGGGCCAGGGGCGGATGTTCAAACAATGGGTAAAAGCCAAAACCGAGGCGCCCGGCGAACGACGCACCGCGTTGCTCGAACCGCCGATCTTGCCCAGCGCCGCCCCGCAGACCCAGTTGCTGCTGCGCGGCCCCGCCCTGTCCCGGGCCGGCACGACCCCGATGGAACGGGTGCAGGATTTGTACCCTCATTTTAGCGAGCGGGAGACCACCCGCTTCGTCAGGTCACTGGGGCCGATTGACGAGGCGCTGGCGACGCTTGATCGCCTGGAACGCGACCTGGACAATCTGCGCGTGCTGCTTAATCAATGGCGCTATCAGCAACCGGAAGGCTGGGGACCCGGCGCAAATTCTTTCAGGGACAAGGGTGGTCTGCACATTAGCGAACGCCTCATCAAATGTTTCGAAAGGAAGTCGACCGTCTTCGGTGAGCGCAGCACCACCCTTGATGCAGGCTACGCACTGGATCTGTCGACAGAGTTCAGTCAATACAACCTTGAGCTGTGGTGGAAAAAACGGCCCGACCTCAAGTACTACCTCGATCAGGTCAGCAGCCTGAACCTGGATCACACGGGGTTTTCTGCCTCCGCCGATGGACTGCTGCGAGACTTTCCACGGGTTTCACAACTGAGCGCCAGAGGCTGCAGGCTGACCCGGCTGCCGGATGGCGTCGGCAAAATGCACCTGTTGCGCTCGCTGCGTCTGACCGACAACCAGATCAGGCTGACACCCACCGCAGTCGAACAATTGAGCAACCTCACCCGCCTGGAAACCCTGCGCCTTGATGACAACCCGCAACTGGGCCTGCTGCCGGACGTGGGGCGCATGCCGAAACTGGGCATCCTGAGTTTGAGCCACACGGGGGTGAAGGCCTGGCCCGAGGGCTTGTTTAATAAAAAACGGCCGCGAGGTTTTTTCCTCGACTTGAGGGACAACCCGCTGGCGCAGATACCGGACGTCGTACCCGGTTCCGACGACGCACTGCTGGTGGCGCGTACCCGGCTCAACGTACGGGATCTGTCGGAGGCGAACCGTATTGCCTATCACGACTACCGACGGTCCGTGGGGCGCAACCCCTACCAGACTTACTCACCCGCTGCCGAGCGCGCCATCGATCAATGGCCGATGTCCGACGACAGCCGTTGGTGGAACAAGACTGGCGGGCTGGGCACCTTCAGAGAAGAAGCCTGGCACGCGCTAATGGGCGAGCCGAACGCCGAAGGCTTCTTCGAGATTATCCAGCGCCAGACGCTGTCCGGCGACTATCGGGCCGGTGGGGAGATGCGCCAACAACTCAGCAACCGAGTCTGGCGCATGATCGAGGCCATGGATCTGGACAGCGAACTTCGCCAGGAACTGTTCGAGATCGCGACCGCGCCCACCACCTGCGCCGATGCAGGGGCTCAGGTGTTCAACAACATGGGGATCAAGGTGCTTGCCAGCGAAGCGAACGCCCTGTCGACATCGACCACGATGCTGGAAAACCGCTTGGTGACCTTGGCCAAAGGTGCCGCTCGCCTGGAACACGTGGACGACGTGGCCCGCGCCGATTTTCGTAGCCGTGCCGGCACCCCGGATGAAGTCGAGGTCTTCCTGGCCTATGAAACCGGGCTCGCCCAACGCCTGGGTTTGCCGTGGCAATCCCGGACCATGCTTTACCGGCCCACGGCCGGCGTCGACGACGCCATGCTCGAACAGGCTTTTGACACGGTCATTTCACTGGAGCAAGGAGACGGGCTGGTGAACGCGATGATCGAGCAACCGTTCTGGGACAAATACCTGAGGGCGACTTATTCGGACGCTTACAGCCGAAACACTCGTTTTTATGCGACCAAGTCCGACCTGCTGGAACAACTGCGCACGGCTCAACGGAACTGGGCACGCTCCATTGGCCACCCCGATGCGCAGCGCAGAGTGCTCAGAAAAACAGTGCTCGACCTCGCGCAGCAAATTCCCGTGGCACAAAGCGAGCTGTTGAACGAAGGTGTCATGCCCGATGCCACCTATGACCGGTTGCTCAACGATATCGGTTATCGGGAGAAGGAATTGAGCCGGCGCCTGACTCGCGAGGCGTTGAACAAGGCCGGGCTGTAA
- a CDS encoding transglycosylase domain-containing protein: MGALWQTDTSKTVVPTERVDEAPLPEKPRTSRVKHGWKAFWLLLLIILIVVGLAAAKEMRTSKFQAREVSKFAASLSYTLEPGPSDAIRYPGAGPFDLRLGYSSLNEFLPRLLKRDYVISAQTRFSKKLMDYSDKGLFVPYSEKIQAGLSITDCRALPLYQFKYPQQLYSSFESIPPVVINSLLFIENRFLLDPKQPLANPAVDWPRFGMAAWSQVAKLIHLPGQSAGGSTLATQLEKYRHSPDGLTVSGAEKIRQMISATVRAYQAGPETLDARKNVVRDYLNSVPLSAVPGHGEVHGMAEGLRVWYGADFDKANETLASPATDPKTMAAKGLALREMLSLMIAQRRPSHYLTKGRDELVDLTDSHIRLLAQNGVIDGPFAAAALASKVTYRDWQTQPTIQPIETNKGISVARSRLGGLLNRPLYDLDRLDLSATSTLQGQLQSQATEYLKHLADPVFAAQIGLMGERLLTPTSTTQVRYSFTLFELTPDGARVRIQTDSTDQPFDINEGSKLELGSTAKMRVLTTYLQIIAELHDKYAGMTIPELKKVDVPDQDRLSRWAVDYLIENQDRNLPAMLGAALDRKYSASPGEAFFTGGGLHVFHNFRKEDNGRIPTLRDALRESINLPFIRLMRDLVRYATYSGPNNSAELLKDDRDPRRQEYLADFADREGTSFLLKFWKKYKNKDTQARLDTFLDSMRPTPIRLAAVHRYMLPQASQESFNTFVRTHLKGAKLTEKLTDERLQRLYESYGPGAYDLPDQGFIAKVHPLDMWLMGYLLNNPDAKWGQIVKASQFERQEVYSWLFKSKHKGARDSRIRTMLEIEAFLDIHQRWQKVGYPFDHLVPSLATAIGSSGDRPAALGELIGTILNDGVRMPTLRIDTLHFAANTPYETKLINDPVVGKRVMPSEVATAMREALSQVVDAGTAKRVSGSFTLPNGKPLAMGGKTGTGDNRIAAIGSGGRVLSSKSLNRTATFVFYIGDNHFGTLTAFVPGRSAETFTFTSALPVQVLKGMAPILMPYLQPGSNTGCLPVEVARR; this comes from the coding sequence ATGGGCGCTTTGTGGCAAACCGATACGAGTAAAACTGTGGTCCCGACTGAACGAGTGGATGAAGCGCCTTTACCTGAAAAACCCCGTACCAGTCGTGTCAAACACGGCTGGAAGGCGTTTTGGTTGTTGTTGCTGATCATTCTGATCGTCGTGGGCCTGGCCGCTGCCAAGGAAATGCGCACGTCGAAATTTCAGGCGCGGGAAGTCAGCAAATTCGCTGCGTCCCTGAGTTACACCCTGGAACCAGGCCCTAGCGATGCGATTCGTTACCCTGGCGCCGGGCCTTTTGATTTGCGTCTGGGCTATAGCTCTCTGAATGAGTTCCTGCCCCGGTTGCTCAAGCGCGACTACGTGATCTCGGCGCAGACCCGTTTTTCCAAAAAGTTGATGGACTACAGCGACAAGGGCCTGTTCGTGCCCTATTCGGAAAAAATCCAGGCCGGGCTGTCGATCACCGATTGCCGCGCGTTGCCGCTGTACCAGTTCAAGTATCCGCAGCAGCTTTATTCAAGCTTTGAATCGATCCCGCCGGTGGTGATCAACAGCCTGTTGTTCATCGAGAACCGTTTCCTGCTCGACCCCAAGCAACCCTTGGCCAACCCCGCCGTGGACTGGCCGCGCTTCGGCATGGCGGCGTGGTCGCAGGTAGCCAAATTGATTCACCTGCCGGGTCAATCGGCGGGCGGCAGTACCCTGGCGACACAGCTTGAAAAGTATCGGCATTCGCCCGATGGCCTGACGGTATCGGGGGCGGAAAAGATCCGGCAGATGATTTCCGCCACCGTGCGCGCCTATCAGGCCGGCCCGGAAACCCTCGATGCCCGGAAAAATGTGGTCCGCGACTACCTCAACAGCGTGCCGCTGTCCGCCGTGCCCGGTCACGGTGAAGTGCATGGCATGGCCGAAGGGTTGCGCGTCTGGTACGGCGCCGACTTCGACAAGGCCAACGAAACCCTGGCCAGCCCAGCCACCGATCCAAAAACGATGGCCGCCAAAGGCCTGGCCCTGCGTGAAATGCTCTCGTTGATGATTGCCCAGCGCCGGCCTTCCCACTACCTGACCAAGGGCCGTGATGAACTGGTCGATCTCACTGACAGCCACATCCGACTGCTGGCACAAAATGGCGTGATCGATGGGCCGTTTGCCGCTGCGGCATTGGCCAGCAAGGTCACTTATCGCGACTGGCAAACCCAGCCGACCATTCAGCCCATTGAAACCAACAAAGGCATCAGCGTGGCACGCAGTCGCTTGGGCGGCTTGCTCAATCGTCCACTGTACGACCTCGATCGCCTTGATCTGTCTGCCACCAGTACCTTGCAAGGCCAGCTGCAATCCCAGGCCACCGAGTACCTCAAGCACCTGGCCGACCCGGTATTTGCGGCGCAGATCGGCTTGATGGGCGAACGCCTGCTCACCCCCACCAGCACCACCCAGGTGCGCTACAGCTTCACCCTGTTTGAACTGACGCCGGACGGCGCGCGCGTACGCATCCAGACCGACAGCACCGACCAGCCGTTCGACATCAACGAAGGCAGCAAGCTGGAACTGGGCTCCACTGCAAAAATGCGCGTGCTCACCACCTACCTGCAAATCATCGCCGAACTGCACGACAAATATGCCGGGATGACCATTCCAGAGCTGAAAAAAGTCGATGTCCCCGATCAGGACCGACTGAGTCGTTGGGCCGTCGATTACCTGATCGAGAATCAAGATCGCAATCTGCCGGCCATGCTGGGTGCCGCGCTGGATCGCAAATACTCGGCCAGCCCCGGCGAAGCGTTTTTCACCGGTGGCGGGTTGCACGTGTTCCATAACTTTCGCAAGGAAGACAACGGCCGCATCCCTACCCTGCGCGATGCGCTGCGTGAATCGATCAACCTGCCGTTCATTCGGTTAATGCGCGACCTGGTGCGCTACGCCACGTATTCGGGCCCCAACAACAGCGCAGAACTGCTCAAGGACGACCGCGACCCTCGCCGTCAGGAATACCTGGCCGATTTCGCCGACCGCGAAGGCACCTCGTTCCTGCTGAAATTCTGGAAGAAATACAAAAACAAGGACACCCAGGCACGGCTCGACACCTTCCTCGACAGCATGCGCCCGACACCGATCCGTCTGGCGGCGGTCCATCGTTATATGCTGCCGCAAGCCAGTCAGGAAAGCTTCAACACCTTCGTTCGCACGCATCTCAAAGGTGCCAAGCTCACTGAAAAACTCACCGACGAACGCCTGCAACGGCTCTACGAAAGCTATGGTCCCGGCGCCTACGACCTGCCGGACCAGGGCTTCATCGCCAAGGTCCACCCGCTGGACATGTGGTTGATGGGCTACCTGCTGAACAACCCCGACGCCAAGTGGGGCCAGATCGTCAAGGCCAGTCAGTTCGAACGTCAGGAAGTCTATAGCTGGCTGTTCAAAAGCAAGCACAAGGGCGCCCGCGACAGCCGCATCCGCACCATGCTCGAGATCGAAGCCTTCCTGGACATTCACCAGCGCTGGCAGAAAGTCGGCTACCCCTTCGATCATCTGGTGCCGTCGCTGGCCACCGCCATCGGTAGCTCTGGCGACCGTCCGGCGGCGCTGGGCGAGTTGATCGGGACCATCCTCAACGATGGCGTGCGCATGCCGACACTGCGCATCGACACGCTGCATTTCGCGGCCAACACCCCGTATGAAACCAAGTTGATCAACGACCCGGTCGTGGGCAAACGGGTGATGCCATCCGAAGTCGCCACGGCCATGCGCGAAGCCTTGTCCCAAGTGGTGGATGCCGGTACCGCAAAACGTGTGTCCGGCAGTTTCACATTGCCCAATGGCAAACCCCTGGCCATGGGCGGCAAGACCGGGACGGGTGACAACCGCATTGCGGCCATTGGTTCCGGCGGCCGGGTGCTGAGCTCCAAATCCCTCAATCGCACGGCGACCTTCGTGTTCTACATCGGCGACAACCATTTCGGCACCCTCACCGCTTTCGTGCCGGGTCGCTCGGCCGAAACGTTCACGTTCACTTCAGCACTGCCGGTGCAAGTGCTCAAGGGCATGGCGCCGATTCTGATGCCCTACCTGCAACCGGGAAGTAACACCGGGTGCCTGCCTGTCGAGGTGGCACGGCGTTGA